One region of Trichosurus vulpecula isolate mTriVul1 chromosome 1, mTriVul1.pri, whole genome shotgun sequence genomic DNA includes:
- the LOC118838028 gene encoding beta-1,3-galactosyltransferase 2-like yields the protein MRRQLKLTVLLGSTFMGLLVLLVDQEQDSCIPSMDPWPLSQKAPTEDPPGLTSRKFEWQARTPHPLDLKYPYPYPFLINHPDKCESPGGAPFLLMLVMTRPQDVGIRQAIRQTWGNETLVPGVVIRRLFVLGLPQPLFAQELRALLEDEDREHGDLLQVGFLDTYHNLTLKVLTGLEWMAQYCPTAHYVLKVDTDVFLNPSYLVQQVLRPNGPLRPNFITGYIYRNPVPMRRPGHKWHMPPELYSQNKYPDYCAGPGYVMSGSLALRILRVAQGFKALYLEDVFVGFCLKQLGLKPTPAPPNTFLVVKRKYDHCAFHKLVLVHHFQPQELLQIWPDFLTANITC from the coding sequence ATGAGGAGGCAGCTGAAATTGACGGTTTTACTGGGTTCGACTTTCATGGGACTGTTGGTGCTGCTGGTAGATCAAGAGCAGGATTCCTGCATACCTTCAATGGATCCGTGGCCCTTATCCCAGAAAGCCCCCACCGAAGACCCTCCGGGCCTCACTTCGAGGAAGTTTGAGTGGCAGGCTCGGACACCACATCCCTTGGACCTGAAGTACCCTTATCCCTACCCCTTCCTGATCAACCATCCTGACAAGTGTGAGAGTCCTGGAGGTGCCCCCTTCCTGCTTATGCTGGTGATGACTCGGCCCCAGGATGTAGGGATACGCCAGGCCATCAGGCAAACATGGGGCAATGAGACCTTGGTTCCTGGTGTGGTCATCCGCCGCCTCTTTGTTCTTGGCCTGCCCCAACCCCTCTTTGCCCAGGAACTTCGGGCCCTCCTGGAGGACGAAGACAGGGAGCATGGGGACCTCCTCCAGGTGGGCTTCCTGGATACATACCACAATTTGACTCTCAAGGTCCTCACCGGGCTGGAATGGATGGCCCAATACTGTCCCACTGCCCACTATGTGCTCAAGGTGGATACTGATGTCTTCCTAAATCCCAGCTACCTAGTACAGCAAGTGTTGCGGCCCAACGGACCCCTACGGCCCAATTTTATCACAGGCTACATCTACAGAAATCCAGTCCCCATGCGAAGACCAGGTCACAAGTGGCACATGCCCCCAGAGCTGTATTCCCAGAACAAATATCCAGACTATTGTGCAGGCCCTGGCTATGTGATGTCTGGCTCCCTGGCCCTCAGGATCCTGAGGGTGGCTCAGGGATTCAAGGCCCTCTACCTGGAGGATGTGTTTGTGGGGTTCTGCCTGAAACAGCTTGGGTTAAAGCCCACACCTGCTCCCCCCAACACCTTCCTGGTAGTCAAGAGGAAGTACGACCATTGTGCCTTCCACAAACTTGTCCTGGTTCACCACTTCCAGCCCCAAGAGTTACTACAGATATGGCCAGACTTCCTGACAGCTAATATCACCTGCTaa